The Paraburkholderia sp. FT54 genome includes a region encoding these proteins:
- a CDS encoding RelA/SpoT domain-containing protein — protein MDRYLEAYAVMSNWRASHQFPLNTFKINLRDRARSIDEYAFVAQRLKRAPSIVAKLSRFPNMRLTQMQDIGGCRAVLSTLADVTLLRDALKSSRIKHRLVNEKDYIAAPKEDGYRGIHLVYRYVSDRKETYNNHSVEIQIRTNLQHAWATAVETVGTLIGQGLKADQGERVWLDFFALVSAAFAIREGVDGPRDFQELQAILRVMERELHVIDRLSAFQRVMKAAIADPERRLAAYFLMVLDAPNEEVNVLSYAPDEFDKATAEYKRVEEAAKPGVDAVLVVADSAHALRVAYPNYFGDTSLFIAELQNIIANIEQPG, from the coding sequence ATGGATCGCTACCTCGAAGCGTACGCAGTGATGTCGAACTGGCGCGCCTCCCACCAGTTTCCACTGAACACGTTCAAGATCAATTTGCGTGATCGCGCAAGGAGCATTGATGAGTATGCCTTTGTGGCGCAGCGCCTCAAGCGCGCGCCGTCGATCGTTGCGAAGCTTAGTCGCTTTCCCAATATGCGTCTTACCCAGATGCAGGACATCGGAGGGTGCCGGGCCGTCCTTTCCACGCTAGCCGATGTGACGTTACTGCGCGACGCGCTAAAGAGCAGCAGGATCAAGCATCGGTTGGTCAACGAGAAGGACTACATCGCGGCCCCAAAGGAAGATGGATACAGGGGCATCCATCTCGTCTATCGCTACGTGAGCGATCGAAAGGAGACGTACAACAATCATTCGGTCGAAATCCAGATTCGGACCAACTTGCAGCATGCCTGGGCGACCGCCGTCGAGACTGTGGGGACACTGATTGGTCAAGGCCTCAAAGCCGATCAGGGAGAGAGGGTTTGGCTCGACTTTTTTGCGTTGGTTTCTGCGGCCTTTGCCATACGCGAGGGCGTCGACGGGCCTCGCGACTTTCAGGAGCTTCAGGCGATCCTACGCGTGATGGAGCGCGAGTTGCATGTCATAGACAGGCTGAGTGCGTTCCAGCGCGTGATGAAAGCAGCGATCGCAGATCCTGAGCGACGCCTGGCAGCCTATTTTTTGATGGTACTGGATGCGCCGAACGAAGAGGTCAACGTCCTGTCGTATGCACCTGACGAGTTCGATAAGGCAACTGCGGAGTACAAACGCGTGGAAGAAGCGGCAAAGCCCGGAGTCGACGCGGTACTGGTGGTCGCTGACTCGGCGCACGCGCTGAGAGTTGCTTATCCGAACTATTTTGGAGACACGTCGCTTTTTATCGCCGAACTTCAAAATATCATCGCGAACATTGAGCAGCCCGGTTAG
- a CDS encoding Abi-alpha family protein, with protein sequence MDDLDLLKAIPSEVVKSAYDDAVSPVLKETGKFGQDILKTLRLVFFPVQYAAALQDRLAKHLERSIARVPEERRVAPVESLALPIADQFKFHDEQSVVGQMFERLLSRAMDRERVGEAHPAFVQIVGQLAPDEAVLIKQIADARPAAYMRPPKKGAAALLNEERVALIKDSGLSEDLKGRLSAAVVRPEELAQPELVYTYIEHLVSLGIAAYTNEPWQADFQGAQYAGFDFWFIELNGLGRLFHRACLVDD encoded by the coding sequence ATGGATGATCTAGATCTGCTGAAAGCCATCCCGTCAGAGGTAGTCAAATCTGCGTATGACGATGCAGTCTCGCCAGTGTTGAAGGAAACCGGAAAGTTCGGCCAAGACATCTTGAAGACTTTGCGCTTGGTATTTTTCCCTGTGCAATACGCTGCGGCTCTTCAGGATAGGTTGGCCAAGCATCTTGAAAGATCTATCGCGCGGGTGCCGGAAGAACGCCGAGTCGCGCCGGTTGAGTCGCTGGCGTTACCCATCGCGGATCAGTTCAAATTCCACGATGAGCAAAGCGTCGTCGGCCAGATGTTCGAGCGATTGTTGTCTCGCGCGATGGATCGAGAACGCGTCGGTGAGGCTCATCCTGCATTCGTTCAAATCGTTGGCCAGCTAGCCCCGGATGAAGCCGTCCTGATCAAGCAAATCGCCGATGCTCGTCCCGCGGCCTACATGCGACCGCCGAAGAAAGGCGCGGCTGCGCTCCTTAATGAAGAGCGGGTAGCGTTGATCAAAGATTCAGGTCTGTCTGAAGACCTGAAAGGTCGCCTCTCAGCAGCAGTCGTGCGTCCAGAGGAGCTTGCACAGCCCGAGTTGGTGTACACCTACATAGAGCATCTGGTGTCTTTGGGCATCGCCGCATACACCAATGAGCCGTGGCAGGCAGACTTTCAAGGCGCACAGTATGCCGGCTTTGATTTTTGGTTCATCGAACTCAACGGGCTAGGTCGATTGTTTCATCGGGCTTGTCTGGTGGACGACTAG
- a CDS encoding site-specific integrase, which produces MAKSPVIEQHQLRHAVRVASITGQNRKRDVALLLVFYGTGLTPNEVAKLQVSDYLVADGRHVAETTLRPEIAFNGKRRPLLWVSKKICAAVDDYLQSRLHTRQGVTTSPAAFRGLDPSSPLFLTADGEPFSFTPRKKTSGAVSYSCESLTEIVRRLHHQAGIEHGNASAARRTFAVRLHRDGRSLKLIQQLIGVSSLSAVKRLIDGDPVKLASVVSGVI; this is translated from the coding sequence ATGGCTAAGTCCCCTGTCATTGAACAACACCAGCTTCGGCATGCAGTAAGGGTGGCCTCTATCACGGGGCAAAACCGCAAACGCGACGTAGCATTGCTTCTTGTGTTCTACGGGACTGGTCTGACACCGAACGAGGTCGCAAAGCTGCAAGTATCGGACTATCTCGTGGCAGATGGTCGGCACGTCGCGGAGACAACTTTGCGACCCGAAATAGCGTTCAATGGGAAGCGTCGGCCGTTGCTGTGGGTCAGTAAGAAAATCTGTGCTGCCGTTGACGACTATCTACAATCCAGATTGCATACCCGGCAGGGCGTAACCACTTCGCCTGCGGCCTTCCGAGGCCTAGACCCAAGTAGCCCGCTGTTCTTGACGGCAGACGGCGAGCCCTTCAGCTTTACGCCTCGAAAGAAGACTTCAGGCGCGGTTAGTTATTCTTGCGAGTCATTGACCGAAATCGTGCGTCGACTTCATCATCAGGCCGGCATCGAGCATGGGAACGCAAGCGCAGCGCGCCGGACTTTCGCTGTCAGGCTGCACCGCGACGGACGCTCGCTGAAGCTCATACAACAATTGATTGGAGTTTCCAGCCTATCTGCCGTTAAACGACTGATAGACGGCGATCCGGTTAAGCTGGCGTCGGTGGTAAGTGGAGTGATTTGA